Sequence from the Microbacterium sp. 1.5R genome:
GCCCATCCCCGCCGAAGGCACCGACGACGGCACGACCCTGACGCTGTGGACCCGCGCGCCGATCGAGCGCCAGGCCAAGCTGCTCGTCGACGCCTACAACGACAGCCACGAGAACCAGGTCGAGCTGACAGTCGTGCCCAACGACGACTACGTCGCGAAAGTCGGCGCCGCCGCAGGGTCGAGCGGCCTGCCCGACCTCTTCGCCGCCGACATCGTCTACGTGCCGAACTGGGCGCAGCAGGGCCTGTTCCAGGACATGTCCGAGCAGATCGACGCCCTCGACTTCAAGGACGAGATCAACCCCGGGCACCTGTCGGCCGGCACCGTCGACGGCGCCGAGTACGTGCTGCCGTTCGCCCTCGACCTCTCGATGCTGTTCTGGAACAAGGAGCTCTTCGCCGAGGCCGGCCTCGACCCCGAGAAGGCGCCCGCCACGCTCGAGGAGTTCGCCGAAGCGGCCATGGCCGTGCAGGCGCTGAACAAGCCGGACACCTACGGCACCGCGACCGGCCTCAACTGCGGTGGATGCCTGGTCTTCACCTGGTTCCCCTCCATCTGGGCATCGGGCGACGAGGTCATGAGCGACGACGGCACCGAGTCCCTGCTCGACGGCGACTCGGCTCAGGCCGTCTACGACACGTGGGCAGGCCTCGAAGAGGCGGGTGCGGTTCTCCCGAGCTCGACCGATGAGGCCGGCCCCACCTGGACCGCCGCGTTCAGCGAGGGCAAGGTCGGCGTGATGCCGTTCCCCGCGACGCTGCTCCCCTCGCTCGAGTTCGACGCGGGAGTCGCCGGCA
This genomic interval carries:
- a CDS encoding ABC transporter substrate-binding protein, whose translation is MNTIRTHAARRAAAAVIAAGLLVGGLAACAPAGDDAASDEPIPAEGTDDGTTLTLWTRAPIERQAKLLVDAYNDSHENQVELTVVPNDDYVAKVGAAAGSSGLPDLFAADIVYVPNWAQQGLFQDMSEQIDALDFKDEINPGHLSAGTVDGAEYVLPFALDLSMLFWNKELFAEAGLDPEKAPATLEEFAEAAMAVQALNKPDTYGTATGLNCGGCLVFTWFPSIWASGDEVMSDDGTESLLDGDSAQAVYDTWAGLEEAGAVLPSSTDEAGPTWTAAFSEGKVGVMPFPATLLPSLEFDAGVAGIPGVDGGASTFVGGDGIGISKDSKKAAQAWNFLNWMMSEDAQVEVLAKDGNAVSRGDLADNEYAAADPRLVTINEVAAQGDTPVALNFQQAFNAPGSPWLTLVRNAVLNGDDSVPADNEEITAILSQ